From the genome of Thermosynechococcus sp. NK55a:
TTAACAACCACCTCAGCAGCCACGCGACTCTGGGGGTCTTGGGTGAGCAAAGCATCCAGAATGGCATCGGCAATTTGGTCGCAAATTTTATCGGGGTGGCCTTCGGTGACGGACTCTGAACTGAATAAGTAACGCAAGATCGCACTCCTATGGCATGGATGATTGAAAGAAGGCAAGAAATTGCCTGGTGGCAACACGGACTTTTGACTAAAAACTAAGCACTTGTTTCTAAATCCTAGGATTATAACTGAGCAGCGAGACGTTACGAAGGTAATGTGATGATTGGCTAGACTAGGGGCAGATTTTAGACTTTTCAAGTGGTATGCCTGCTTTACGCTATGCCTACTATCCCGGTTGTGTGGCTCAAGGTGCCTGTCGGGAATTAGATCTCTCAACGCGGGCGATCGCCCCCCTGTTGGATATAGAGCTTGTGCCACTGAAGCAAGCCAGTTGTTGTGGCTCAGGTACCTTTAAGGAAAATTCATGGCTGCTGGAAGATACCGTGAATGCCCGCAACATTGCCCTTGCAGAACAGTTAGGCCTGCCCCTGTTGACCCATTGCAGCACCTGTCAGGGGGTGATTGGCCATGTGGATGAACGCCTCAAAAGGTTTCAGCGCGATCGCCCGGCGTACGTGGCAGAAATTAACCAAGTGTTGACGCAACAGGGCTGCGCTCCCTACCAAGGCACAACAGAAGTCAAGCATTTGCTCTGGGCAATTGTTGGCGATGTGGGCATTGACCAGTTGCGCGATCGCGTCCATCGTCCCCTCAAAGGACTTCGCTGCGCTGCCTTTTATGGCTGTTACCTCCTGCGCGCCCAAGAGAGACTCCCCTTTGATCATCCGCTCCATCCCACCTCGATGGAGCAGGTATTTGAGGCGCTAGGAGCGACCCCCATAGAGTATGAGGGACGTACCCAGTGCTGTGGTTGGCCAATTTCTAGCTATGCCACGGCGGCCAGTTTTGCGATGGCCGCCCAACGACTCCAGAGCGCGATCGCCAAGGGTGCGGATTGCATTGTCACCCCCTGTCCCCTGTGTCACCTCAATCTCGATGCCCGTCAACCGGAGATTGCCCAGCAGGTGGGGGTTCCCCTCAATCTGCCGATTCTCCACTTGCCGCAACTAGTGGGTCTAGCCCTTGGCCTGAGTCCGGAGGAACTTGGTTTGAGAAAGCACATCGTCTCGACGCAGCCAGTGTTAGCCAAGCTGGGTCTTTAGCGGATTTCCCAGAGGCCTGATTCAGTGCAAATTGCTTGCAGCGGCTGATCCCACGGATCATGGGGCAATTCTTCTACAAGCGCTGCCTCAAAGACAATCCCCCAGCGACACACGTGCTGCCAGTCAGGGTGGGCAAAGAGGCGATCAAAAAAACCCGCGCCATAGCCGAGGCGATACCCCTGGCGATCGCAGGCAACCGCAGGAATCAAACACAGATCAACGCAAGCGGGATCAATAGGAGGAGCTTCGGGGGACGGTTGCCAGAGGCCATAGCGGCCTTGCTGGAGAGTGTCTTCTTTGCCATCAAAACAATGCCACTGTAAATCCTGGCCCACCACACGAGGTAAGCCCCACTGTTTCGGGAGTAACCACAGGGAGCGCAAATCCGGTTCTCGGCGATGGGGCACGTAGGTCAACACCGTGGTTGCCTGTTGAAACTGGGGGTGATCAAACAAGTGCTGACAAATGCGCTGACTGCGCTCTTGCCACTCGCGATCGCTCAGGTGCTGCCGCCATTCAAGATAGTGTTGTCGCAATCTGACTTTATCGCTCATTGATTTGACATTGATTTTCTGGGCCCCCAAGCCACAGGCTAGTATATGAGGTAGAGCCAATGCTTAACCCTAGCAACGATGCAACTATCCCCGCAAGAAAAAGACAAGCTCCTGATTTTTACGGCCGCTCTTGTGGCCGAACGTCGCAAAGCCCGGGGTCTCAAGCTCAATTATCCCGAAGCAGTGGCCTATATTTCTGCGGCCATCTTGGAAGGAGCGCGGGAGGGGCGCACGGTTGCCGATTTGATGAACTATGGCACAACGCTGCTCACCCGTGATGATGTTATGGAAGGGGTGCCAGAAATGCTCACAGAGGTGCAAGTCGAGGCAACATTTCCCGATGGCACAAAGTTGGTGACAGTACATACCCCCATTCGCTGAAGTCTCAAGAAGCCTCAGGAGAGTGCCAACGGAGGACGAGGAACCCATCCCCAACAGGAAGAATTTTGCTGGTGATTCAAATCCCGATAAAAATAGTCGGATATGTTTGACAGGGTGATCGCCCCCTGCTAGGATGGTCAACAACTTGTCTGAGGCAGTCTGAGACCCATGACCGCAACCTTGACCTCCACCACCGAAACCGCCTATTTTACCCACCTCAAATGCAAAGAGTGTGGCGCAGAGTACGAACCCCAAGCCATTCATGTCTGTGAGTACTGTTTTGGCCCCCTAGAGGTGAAGTACGATCTGGAACGCTTGGCGGCAGTTGTAACGCGCAGCACCATTGAGGCGGGTCCGAAGTCCATTTGGCGCTACCGTCCCTTTTTGCCGGTGACCTCGGCAAACCCCATTGATGTGGGCACAGGGATGACTCCCCTCATCAAAGCCCAGCGGCTGGGGCGGCGGCTTGGGCTCAAGCATCTGTACATCAAAAACGATGCGGTGAATATGCCCACCCTCAGCTTCAAGGATCGGGTGGTATCGGTGGCGTTGACACGGGCGCGGGAATTGGGCTTTACGACGGTGTCCTGTGCCAGTACCGGCAATTTGGCGAATTCAACGGCGGCGATCGCGGCCCATGCGGGGCTAGACTGCTGCGTGTTTATTCCAGCGGATCTGGAAGCGGGTAAGGTCTTGGGGACGCTCATCTATGGACCAACGGTGATGGCGGTTGAGGGCAACTACGATCAAGTCAATCGTCTCTGCTCGGAGGTGGCAAATACCCATGGCTGGGGGTTTGTCAATATCAATTTGCGCCCCTACTATTCGGAAGGGTCAAAGACGCTAGGTTATGAGGTAGTTGAACAGTTGGGCTGGCAACTTCCTGACCACATTGTGGCCCCCTTGGCTTCCGGCTCTCTGTTCACGAAAATTTACAAAGGTTTCCGTGAATTTGTGGCAGTGGGTCTAGTGGCTGACAAACCTGTCCGCTGTAGTGGTGCCCAAGCGGTCGGCTGCTCCCCCATTGCCCAAGCCTATGCCGAGGGGCGGGACTTTGTGGCACCCGTGAAGCCCAACACCATTGCTAAATCGATTGCCATTGGTAACCCCGCCGATGGTGTCTATGCCCTAGACATTGCCCGCAAAACGAATGGGGCGATCGCTGCGGCCACCGATGAAGAAATTGTGGCAGGCATTAAGCTGCTTGCGGAGACGGAAGGGATTTTCACCGAAACCGCTGGTGGTACCACAGTTGCTGTTCTCAAAAAGTTGGTGGAATCGGGCAAAATTGACCCCGAAGAAGTGACCGTTGTCTATATCACGGGCAATGGCCTGAAAACCCAAGAGGCGGTACAAAACGATATTGGTCAACCCTTGACGATTGAACCGAAGTTGGCCAGCTTTGAGCGCGCCCTAGAGCGATCGCGCACCCTTGAACGGTTGGATTGGCAACCGGTATTGGTCTAGTTAGTTTTCCCAAACTTTGTTGAAATCTATGGATGGTTTGTAGAGGTCTATGGCTGTTACTGTTTTGATTCCGACTCCCTTGCAAAAACTCACCCGCGATCAGGCAACGGTGGAGTGTCAAGCCCAATCGATCGCTGAACTCCTAGAGAAGCTAGAGCAGGACTGCCCCGGCATTAAAGGGCGCCTCTGTGATGAAAACGGTCAGCTGCGGCGGTTTGTGAATTTCTACGTCAATAACGAGGATATTCGCTTCCTCAATGGCATTGAAACGCCCCTCAAGGATGGCGACGAGGTCAGCATCATTCCCGCGATCGCTGGCGGCTAAGGCGTTGTCAAGGGATGGTCTGATTCCTGCTGCACTGACTTGGCCCATAGGCAAAACATAGGCAAACCCTGTGATTTAAGGGTAAGGAAACGCTGGAGCTAGCAGGCGATGCCCCTAGGGGGTGATTTGCCCGCTCTCAAGTAGACATTTGTTAGGATCAGGGCACAGTTTTTCCCTGCTGCCTTTATGTTTCAGTCTTGGCTGCAACCCCTTGCCCACTCACCGATGCTGGCCCCGGCCAAAGATATTGAGGATTCCCTGCTGCTGCGCCTAGGGGTATTGGGCCTGGTCATTGTTGGCCTGGTGACCACGGATGTTGCCTCAGAAACAACGAATAGTTTTTGGGCAGTTCCCCTCTCCATTGCCGGTTTTGGTTGGAGTTGGTGGGCACGGCGGCAAAGCAATGTTGTCGCTAAGCTAGTGATTGCCATCGGTATGTTGGTGGCATTGGCGGTGTTTTTAGGGCGGCTGGCCGCACTGAACCAAGATTCCCGGGTGTTGCTGACGGAACTGTTAATCCAACTGCAAGTGCTCCACAGTTTTGACTTGCCTCGCCGCAAGGATTTGGGCTACTCGATGGTGATTGCCCTGATTTTGATCAGTGTAGCGGCCACCCTCAGTCAAACCATGATCTTTGGCGTGTTTCTTTTAATCTTTCTGGCGATCGCTCTACCGGTTTTAGTCCTCGACTACCGCTCACGCCTGGGCTTGCTATCCACTACACTAAACTCCCTGCGCTTGCCCTGGCCGCAATGGCTTGGTCTCTTTGCCCTGATTCTTGGCTTGGGAATGGCGGTCTTTGTGCTGCTGCCGCGTTTCCCTGGCTATCAGATTCGCACCTTGCCTGTCAGTGCTGAAATTGAAGTTCAAGGGGAGTTTGACCAAACCCGTGTGATCAATCCGGGCTACGTCAGTGGTCGTGGTGGTGGCGGTTTGGGGGAGGAACTGACCCATCAAACCTTCGACTCGAACTTTTACTATGGCTTTGGTGCCGAGATTGACCAGACCATTGGGGGCATGATGACCCCCCAGGAACTAATGCGAGTGCGATCGCAAGCCCCCGGCTTCTGGCGAGTCCTTGCCTTTGACCAATATACGGGGCGGGGTTGGCGCATTAGTCGCAACGATGAGGCAGAAGTGCTGCAGCGTTCCCCTTGGAGTTTTCGCTATCTGCTGCCGCAGCAACTCTCCCAGATGCCAACGCAGGAAGTGATTCAGACCTACACGATTGTTTCTGAGTTTAGTAACCTCATTCCCCACCTCTATGAGCCGCGCGAACTCTATTTTCCCACCCGTGAAATTGCCCGCGATCTCGATGGTGGGCTGCGGGCGCCGCTGCCCTTGCCAGCGGGGCTGACCTATTCCGTAATTTCTCAAGTGCCGGTGCGCGATCGCTCCCTGTTGCGCAGCGCTCCTAGACTGCATTCTCCCCTCGGGTATGAAGCCTACTTGGCAGTACCGGCGGATCTCAAACCGCGACTCCAAGCCCTCGCTAAGGATCTGCTGGCAAAGGCCGATCGCTCGATTCCTGAACCCTACGAGCAAGCCCTTTACCTCACCCAGGCTCTGAAGCAATCCTATGCCCTGAGAACTGATATTCCTGAACTAGGTAAAGATCAAGATTTGGTGGAGGCCTTTCTTTTTGAGTGGCGCGGGGGCTATCCCGATCACTTTTCCAGTGCGTTGACACTGCTGTTGCGCAGTATTGGTATTCCCAGCCGCTTGGTAACAGGGTTAGGAACAGGGGAATTTAACCCCTTCACGGGTCTGTACGTGGTTCGTAATACCGATGCCTATGCCTTGACGGAGGCCTACTTCCCCAATTTGGGATGGTTTCTCTTTGATCCGATTCCGGGGCACGATCTCTATCCAGCTACTCTAGAGGTGGATCAGACCTTTAGCGTTCTCCAGCAGTTTTGGCAGTGGGTCACCGGCTGGCTGCCGACCCCAGTGACAGGGCTCTTTGGTACCCTTTTTGCCACCCTCGAAACCGCTTTACAAAAATTCTTTGATCTGTTTAGCCAAGGGCTGGGGGGTATTGTCCAAGGGATTTTGATTCTTTTGGGGGGCGCCATCACTGTCTGGGGCTTGGGATACGCTCTCCAGGGGTGGCGATACCGTCAACGTCTGCAAAAACTGCCCCCGATCGCCCGCCTCTATGTACAAATGCTCGATGGTCTGGCCCAGCAGGGATTACCGAAGCGCGCCAATCAAACCCCTTGGGAATACGCGCGATCGCTGCAAACCTGTAGCCGCCTTGATGCCGTCAGTCAACGGGCCATTGCAACCCTGACCCAGGCCTATGTGGCTTGGCGCTATGGTGGTGATTGCCCCCCTTTGCCCCCCCTGAAACGGGCCCTTAACCAACTGCGACAACAACGCTGGCGATCGCTACAACGCACGGTAGCCGATTTGCGCCGTCGTTAATCCTTCTCCTTGTGGTTGCTCTCATCGGCGAGGGCATCATCGCTCACCAGTTCAGTGACCAGCACCTTATCAACGCGGTTGCCATCCATATCCACCACTTCAAAGCGCAAGCCGTCGGTTTCAATATAATCTCCCGACTGGGGAATGCGACCAAATAGCGTAATGATGAGCCCACCAAGGGTGTGGTAGTTGGCAGTGTCCTCCTGGGGCAAGCTTTCCCGCCGCAGCAATTCCTTGAGTTCATAGGTAGAAAGCAGACCATCCAACAGCAAAGAGCCATCCTCCCGCTGAACAATTTGTGGTTCCTCCTCCTCATCGTGGCGCAGTGTGCCAATAATTGCTTCCGTGAGATCATTGAGGGTGACTAGTCCTTCAATGCCACCGTATTCATCGGTAATCAGAGCAATGTGTTGGCTCGACTGGCGAAAGAGTTCAAGGACATCAAGCGCCGGTAGGCCTTCGGGAACAAACAGCGCCGGCTGCACCAGTTGCCGCAGGTCAATGGTTTGCTGGGTTAAGCGAGCCGCTAAAAAATCCTTGGCTGAGATAATCCCCAAGCAGTGATCAATGGTTTCCTCAGCAACAGGAAACCGTGAATGGGAACTGGCTAGGATTTCCGCCTCTATTTCTTCAAGGGAAGATTCAATATCCAGCCAAACAATATCGGTGCGGGGGGTCATGATGGATTGAATCGGGCGATCGCCCAAGTTAAAAATCCGCGCCACCATATCCTGCTCTGCCACCTCAAAGAGACCCGCCCGGGCCCCCTGCTCAATCAGGACCTTGATTTCATCCTCCGTAACCGTTTGGTCGGCAGTGGTGGCAATGCCCAATACTTGCAAGATGGCATCTGTGGAGATGCTGAGTAAATGCACAATCGGGGCTGCTAATTTCGTCAGCCAAGTCATTGGCTTGGCAATATTGCAGGCGATCGCCTCCGGATAGGTCATGGCAATCCGCTTGGGCACCAGTTCACCTATCACCAAGGAAAGATATGTAATCCCCGTCACCACAAGGGCAATGCTCAAAGGCTGGCTGTGTTGACCCAACCATGGCACGGGACTCAGGGTAGCCTGTAACCGCTGGGCAAGGGTGGCACCCCCCACAGCACCACTGAGAATACCAATCAGAGTAATGCCAATTTGTACAACCGAGAGAAAATCATTGGGGGAGTTGGCCAGTTTCAGAGCTGCCCTCGCCTTGCGTTTACCGCGTTTTGCCAGTTGCTCGAGGCGGACTTTGCGCGCAGAGACCACTGCGATTTCAGCACCAGCAAAAATGCCATTGGCGATGATGAGCAGCAGGACAAATAAAAGTTCTAAGGCAGCGGCAGACATTGCAGCTATTCTTCTAGGGGCGACCCCAGATATACATTCTCCGTCGGCATCGTCGGTGGTCAGACCTATTCAAGAGACTGCTCCTTTACTGCCGATGTTGTTTCCATGATGCTGAATAAATTGCTCCTCTGCCATATCGCCCTATGGAGGGGATGTGATTCCATTATTAAGCAGTCTTTGCGGTTTTGAGGGGGTTTCATCCTATTGCAAAGGGCTGTATAGCAGTCAGGATACTGGAATCTGGGAGACTCTACAAGAGGGAGAGAGTCACCAAGGGAATCCTAGAATAGACGTGATGTTTCCCTCGCTAGCCAATGCAAGCGCGGCTTCAACGCTTCCTTACCCTGGGGGCGATCGCGATTCTGGTGCTGTTGATTGTGGCTTTTGTCTGGAGCGAAGAGGCATTGCAGTCACCCAGCCGAGCTTGGGAGGCCCTCAGTAATGCAATCATCACACTGGTGGGAGAGTATCCCGATCGCCCGCGAACCCTGCTGGGGCAAGTCGTGCAACTGCTACTACTGCTCTTTGGCACCTTTGCCTTTGGTGCCCTGATTGGCAAGTTTTCCTCCTACTTTGTCACCCAAGCCCTTGCCCAAACGCTGCCCATGAAATCCTTTAGCAACCATATTATTATCTGCAATTGGAATACCAAGGCTCCCCTGGTGCTACGGCAACTCATTGAGGCCAACCGCTACTATCCCCGCGATATTGTCCTGTTGTGTGCGGAACCCATTAAACTTAACTCCGAATTTCAAGAGCGCACCGATGTTTTTGTGGTGCAGGGGGATCCCACCCACCACAGTACCCTCGAACGCCTCAATGCCCCCAAGGCCAAGGCAATTATTCTGCTTGCCGATGCCGATATGGAAGCCCCCGATGAAAAAAATGTTCTTATTGCCCTTGCGGTGAAGCATCTGGAGAAAACCCCTGGCCACGAGCAGGATATTCATGTGGTGGCCGAATTGGTGAATAGCGATCGCCGGCGCCACCTCAAGGAAGCAGGGGTCGATGAAGTCATTTTCAGCCAAGACTACAGTTCTGGCATCCTAGCCCAAAGTGCCCTCTTTCGGCAAATGTCCGAGGTCTATCGCCAACTCCTGACCTACTCCGATCACACCAATGAGTTTTACTTTATTGAGCCAAGGTACTATCCTGCCACCCTTTATGGCCTCTCATTTCCTGCCCTTAGTGCTTGGGTGAGTGAGTACAGCAACCGCCATCCCGACAATCCAGTTCTCCTTGTGGGGATTCGCCGCCAAAATCAACAGGTGTTGCTCAACCCTCGTCCCACAGACTTTCGGGGCCTTGACGCCAGTGACACCCTCATTGTTATGGCCTATCACCCTATCTATGACTTGCGCGGATAAACCCGTCCTTTCCAAGCACCGCCCCGGCCTTGCCAGTGACGACGGGCAGAATCCAGGGTCATCAGGGTATAGAGAAAGGCAATCACGGGCAGTGTCAGCGCCCAGCCGCCATTAAGGCCATAGAAACGCACCGTTGGCCCGTAGGCGATCGCCATGCCCCCCCAAGTGAGTCCCCCCATGACGGCTAAGGGCAGTGATTGACTCATAAGACCGATCCCAAGGGCAAAGGGGGCCCACAAATACACCAGGGTCATGCCAATCACCGTTGCCACAAGCAAAAGCGGCGAATAGGACAACTGCGTATAGGC
Proteins encoded in this window:
- the ureA gene encoding urease subunit gamma, which gives rise to MQLSPQEKDKLLIFTAALVAERRKARGLKLNYPEAVAYISAAILEGAREGRTVADLMNYGTTLLTRDDVMEGVPEMLTEVQVEATFPDGTKLVTVHTPIR
- a CDS encoding CoB--CoM heterodisulfide reductase iron-sulfur subunit B family protein; protein product: MPALRYAYYPGCVAQGACRELDLSTRAIAPLLDIELVPLKQASCCGSGTFKENSWLLEDTVNARNIALAEQLGLPLLTHCSTCQGVIGHVDERLKRFQRDRPAYVAEINQVLTQQGCAPYQGTTEVKHLLWAIVGDVGIDQLRDRVHRPLKGLRCAAFYGCYLLRAQERLPFDHPLHPTSMEQVFEALGATPIEYEGRTQCCGWPISSYATAASFAMAAQRLQSAIAKGADCIVTPCPLCHLNLDARQPEIAQQVGVPLNLPILHLPQLVGLALGLSPEELGLRKHIVSTQPVLAKLGL
- a CDS encoding TrkA family potassium uptake protein, giving the protein MQARLQRFLTLGAIAILVLLIVAFVWSEEALQSPSRAWEALSNAIITLVGEYPDRPRTLLGQVVQLLLLLFGTFAFGALIGKFSSYFVTQALAQTLPMKSFSNHIIICNWNTKAPLVLRQLIEANRYYPRDIVLLCAEPIKLNSEFQERTDVFVVQGDPTHHSTLERLNAPKAKAIILLADADMEAPDEKNVLIALAVKHLEKTPGHEQDIHVVAELVNSDRRRHLKEAGVDEVIFSQDYSSGILAQSALFRQMSEVYRQLLTYSDHTNEFYFIEPRYYPATLYGLSFPALSAWVSEYSNRHPDNPVLLVGIRRQNQQVLLNPRPTDFRGLDASDTLIVMAYHPIYDLRG
- a CDS encoding hemolysin family protein; this encodes MSAAALELLFVLLLIIANGIFAGAEIAVVSARKVRLEQLAKRGKRKARAALKLANSPNDFLSVVQIGITLIGILSGAVGGATLAQRLQATLSPVPWLGQHSQPLSIALVVTGITYLSLVIGELVPKRIAMTYPEAIACNIAKPMTWLTKLAAPIVHLLSISTDAILQVLGIATTADQTVTEDEIKVLIEQGARAGLFEVAEQDMVARIFNLGDRPIQSIMTPRTDIVWLDIESSLEEIEAEILASSHSRFPVAEETIDHCLGIISAKDFLAARLTQQTIDLRQLVQPALFVPEGLPALDVLELFRQSSQHIALITDEYGGIEGLVTLNDLTEAIIGTLRHDEEEEPQIVQREDGSLLLDGLLSTYELKELLRRESLPQEDTANYHTLGGLIITLFGRIPQSGDYIETDGLRFEVVDMDGNRVDKVLVTELVSDDALADESNHKEKD
- a CDS encoding 5-formyltetrahydrofolate cyclo-ligase — translated: MSDKVRLRQHYLEWRQHLSDREWQERSQRICQHLFDHPQFQQATTVLTYVPHRREPDLRSLWLLPKQWGLPRVVGQDLQWHCFDGKEDTLQQGRYGLWQPSPEAPPIDPACVDLCLIPAVACDRQGYRLGYGAGFFDRLFAHPDWQHVCRWGIVFEAALVEELPHDPWDQPLQAICTESGLWEIR
- a CDS encoding DUF3488 and DUF4129 domain-containing transglutaminase family protein, which gives rise to MFQSWLQPLAHSPMLAPAKDIEDSLLLRLGVLGLVIVGLVTTDVASETTNSFWAVPLSIAGFGWSWWARRQSNVVAKLVIAIGMLVALAVFLGRLAALNQDSRVLLTELLIQLQVLHSFDLPRRKDLGYSMVIALILISVAATLSQTMIFGVFLLIFLAIALPVLVLDYRSRLGLLSTTLNSLRLPWPQWLGLFALILGLGMAVFVLLPRFPGYQIRTLPVSAEIEVQGEFDQTRVINPGYVSGRGGGGLGEELTHQTFDSNFYYGFGAEIDQTIGGMMTPQELMRVRSQAPGFWRVLAFDQYTGRGWRISRNDEAEVLQRSPWSFRYLLPQQLSQMPTQEVIQTYTIVSEFSNLIPHLYEPRELYFPTREIARDLDGGLRAPLPLPAGLTYSVISQVPVRDRSLLRSAPRLHSPLGYEAYLAVPADLKPRLQALAKDLLAKADRSIPEPYEQALYLTQALKQSYALRTDIPELGKDQDLVEAFLFEWRGGYPDHFSSALTLLLRSIGIPSRLVTGLGTGEFNPFTGLYVVRNTDAYALTEAYFPNLGWFLFDPIPGHDLYPATLEVDQTFSVLQQFWQWVTGWLPTPVTGLFGTLFATLETALQKFFDLFSQGLGGIVQGILILLGGAITVWGLGYALQGWRYRQRLQKLPPIARLYVQMLDGLAQQGLPKRANQTPWEYARSLQTCSRLDAVSQRAIATLTQAYVAWRYGGDCPPLPPLKRALNQLRQQRWRSLQRTVADLRRR
- a CDS encoding MoaD/ThiS family protein; translated protein: MAVTVLIPTPLQKLTRDQATVECQAQSIAELLEKLEQDCPGIKGRLCDENGQLRRFVNFYVNNEDIRFLNGIETPLKDGDEVSIIPAIAGG
- the thrC gene encoding threonine synthase produces the protein MTATLTSTTETAYFTHLKCKECGAEYEPQAIHVCEYCFGPLEVKYDLERLAAVVTRSTIEAGPKSIWRYRPFLPVTSANPIDVGTGMTPLIKAQRLGRRLGLKHLYIKNDAVNMPTLSFKDRVVSVALTRARELGFTTVSCASTGNLANSTAAIAAHAGLDCCVFIPADLEAGKVLGTLIYGPTVMAVEGNYDQVNRLCSEVANTHGWGFVNINLRPYYSEGSKTLGYEVVEQLGWQLPDHIVAPLASGSLFTKIYKGFREFVAVGLVADKPVRCSGAQAVGCSPIAQAYAEGRDFVAPVKPNTIAKSIAIGNPADGVYALDIARKTNGAIAAATDEEIVAGIKLLAETEGIFTETAGGTTVAVLKKLVESGKIDPEEVTVVYITGNGLKTQEAVQNDIGQPLTIEPKLASFERALERSRTLERLDWQPVLV